The nucleotide sequence TTCGCGTTCCCGCGATGATGCCGCCTGCTTGGAAAGCGACTTGCAGAGCTGGAGATAGTCGAGGGCGATGAATTCGATCTTGTGCTCTCGCTTGTAACGTCTCGCCACGGCTCGGATGAAATTGACGGACGGGCCGGGCGAGTCGTCGACGAAGAGTTTCGCGGCCGCTGTCTCAAGGGCTGATCTCTGGATTCGCTGGAGGTCTCCCTTTACCGGCGTCTGGCCGGGAAAATGCTGGCTGAGGGAGAACTTCGCCCGGGAGAACACCAGCCTGTCGATCACCTGATCGCGCGACATTTCCGCGGAGAAGACGAGGCATGGCTTCCCTTCTGTGATGCAGACGTGCTCGACCACGTTCATCATGAAGGATGTCTTTCCCATCGAGGGGCGCGCACCGACGACGAACATGTCACCTGGTTTCATCCCGTTGCACATTCGGTCCAGCTCTTCGAATCCGGTGGTGATACCGCGGCTGTCACGCTCTCCGGCGCATCGACGCTGGAAATTCTCGATCACCCGGTTCACTGCTTCCTTCGTCGTAGGCGTGCGCTGGATCACGGCTCCTTCTCGGATTGCCATGATCTTCGCCTCCACCGTATCCAGAAGCTCCTCGACCTGCTCCGGCGAGTCGTAGGCCTCGGCGATTGCTTCGTTCGAATTCTGGATGATGGAGCGCAGGACGAATTTATCCTTCACGTGCTTCATGTGATACCGGAAGTGACCGGGACTGGGCGCGTAGGTGTAGAGGTCCGTCAGAACGGCCGGCCCGCCAACGCGATTGAGTAAACCCCTGTCGAGGAGGCGTTGCACCAGCGAGACCAGCTCGATCTCTTGCCCGGCATTGAACAACTCGACGAGGAATCCAAACAAAGCGGAGTGCGAGGGCTGGTAGAAGTGGTCTGCGGTGAGCTTCTCCTCCACTGCGATGCCGATGAATTCCTGCGGCTCCTGGAGCATGGATGAGAGCAGCGACTTCTCCGGGCCGATGGCGTGGGGTAGGGCGCGGGTCACGTCGTCCGGATCGCGTTGGGGCGGAGCCTGCAGATCCGGGCCGGGGTATTCGTTGGGAGTGTTCATAGAATTCCCTCCAGGTTGGGTTGGACAGAACCGTCCGGGTTCACGTTGGCGAAGGGGATTGATGCAAGTTGTTCGGATCCCTTCCATCCGCGCGGCCATGTCTGGGCGGCTATGAGTTCGCGGATCCGGACTTCCTCGACAGAATTGATCAGATCGACAGAGGCCCGCTTTTGAATGCTGAGGAGTCGATCCAAGAATTCCATCCGAGCTTCGAGCGTGAGAGGACTCATGCGGCATGGTTTCGAAACGAGGGTGCCGTCTCTTCTGGCTTCGGTGCCATCCTTGCGCAGCCGGTTCTTCGGCAACTTCATTTCGGCATAGAGAGGACGCAGCTCCATCAATGGCTGCAAGTGCTTCCACTGC is from Luteolibacter yonseiensis and encodes:
- the dnaB gene encoding replicative DNA helicase, which translates into the protein MNTPNEYPGPDLQAPPQRDPDDVTRALPHAIGPEKSLLSSMLQEPQEFIGIAVEEKLTADHFYQPSHSALFGFLVELFNAGQEIELVSLVQRLLDRGLLNRVGGPAVLTDLYTYAPSPGHFRYHMKHVKDKFVLRSIIQNSNEAIAEAYDSPEQVEELLDTVEAKIMAIREGAVIQRTPTTKEAVNRVIENFQRRCAGERDSRGITTGFEELDRMCNGMKPGDMFVVGARPSMGKTSFMMNVVEHVCITEGKPCLVFSAEMSRDQVIDRLVFSRAKFSLSQHFPGQTPVKGDLQRIQRSALETAAAKLFVDDSPGPSVNFIRAVARRYKREHKIEFIALDYLQLCKSLSKQAASSREREISEISAGIKGLAKELGIPIMILAQLGRKAEERGGSRGTGKPRMSDLRESGSIEQDADMVGLLYRDAYYAESNEEKEANAGRAQLDLAKNRNGQTGVIPLTFIAELMRFESGPPAQEEQVEMFAPKPPRSRFDD